From Tachysurus fulvidraco isolate hzauxx_2018 chromosome 10, HZAU_PFXX_2.0, whole genome shotgun sequence, one genomic window encodes:
- the LOC125145746 gene encoding uncharacterized protein LOC125145746: protein MADIDEYFKSKNLTMWPLQCAVINLDEVKNSPFVVALFSGAKKPNDLEFLRDFMEELQELMETGFKGKRIVLKNIICDAPARALIKGIVQFNGRYGCDFCDVKGVHESKMLFLYQGNLRTNESFRQKTNLEHHKTDSILLNLDIDMIRQFPIDPMHCVDRGVTKRMLMLWKEGPLAHRLSAGYLSTITYFHQAFRHHIPPEFNRKPRGLDELKHWKATEFRTFLLYTGPVILKYVLDKEKYIHFLLLSIGMRILYSENLMEHRDYADELLTYFVEKGSSLYSMSFISYNVHCLLHLTDVANYNRSLHYCSAYKFENNMGQIKRFIRGSSDPLIQVANRLAERQAISSSKKSNVNSGTPKTKECYRMTNDSYCLIH, encoded by the coding sequence ATGGCCGATATTGATGAATATTTCAAGTCCAAAAACCTCACAATGTGGCCACTTCAGTGTGCTGTCATCAACCTTGATGAAGTGAAAAACAGTCCTTTTGTTGTTGCTCTGTTTTCTGGAGCAAAGAAACCAAATGATTTGGAGTTTTTGAGGGATTTTATGGAGGAGCTGCAAGAACTGATGGAAACAGGCTTTAAAGGCAAGAGAATTGTCCTCAAAAACATCATATGTGATGCACCAGCACGAGCCCTCATCAAAGGAATAGTTCAGTTTAATGGCCGCTATGGCTGTGACTTTTGTGATGTAAAGGGAGTTCATGAGagcaaaatgctttttttgtatCAAGGAAATCTCAGAACCAATGAGTCATTTAGACAGAAGACAAATCTTGAACATCACAAAACAGATAGCATTCTTTTGAATCTGGACATTGATATGATCAGGCAGTTCCCAATAGATCCCATGCATTGTGTAGATCGAGGAGTGACTAAGCGAATGTTGATGCTGTGGAAAGAAGGACCTTTGGCCCATAGATTATCAGCTGGATATCTTAGCACCATTACTTATTTTCATCAAGCTTTCCGACATCACATACCTCCTGAATTCAATAGGAAACCCAGGGGGTTAGATGAACTGAAGCACTGGAAAGCAACTGAATTCCGAACATTTTTGCTTTATACTGGACCAGTGATTTTGAAATATGTTCTCGATAAGGAGAAGTATATTCACTTCCTTTTACTTAGTATTGGAATGCGCATCTTGTACAGTGAAAACCTAATGGAGCATCGTGATTATGCAGATGAGCTGTTAACATATTTTGTTGAAAAAGGTAGCAGCCTGTATAGCATGAGTTTCATCTCATATAATGTGCATTGCTTGCTACATCTCACTGATGTTGCAAATTACAACAGATCATTACACTATTGTTCAGCGTACAAGTTTGAGAACAATATGGGTCAAATCAAGAGGTTTATCCGCGGTTCAAGTGATCCACTGATTCAAGTAGCTAACAGATTGGCAGAGAGGCAAGCAATATCAAGTTCTAAGAAATCAAATGTTAACTCTGGTACGCCAAAGACAAAAGAATGTTACAGAATGACCAATGATAGCTACTGCCTTATACATTGA